One region of Arvicola amphibius chromosome 3, mArvAmp1.2, whole genome shotgun sequence genomic DNA includes:
- the Inka1 gene encoding PAK4-inhibitor INKA1, whose product MHSARLDSFLSQLRWELLCGRDTGSPPMPGPLQPKPQTDPSVQPNRQLRASDALEEDSVCCVEEEEEEEALVAEDRGVPLGCPREHALDWDSGFSEVSGSTWREEELSVPRRQAPSERPPHSQRFSVSDLPLRSRAAVTGISPAHRPRPKSTPDACLEHWQGLEAEDWTAALLNRGRSRQPLVLGDNCFADLVHNWMELPEATSEGSDGGVPRARARPPQFLLGLSEQLRRRLARARRAAMAGKRLSCPPRPEPDLPADISRFAALMNCRSRQPIIYNDVSYL is encoded by the exons ATGCACAGCGCTCGCCTTGACAGCTTCCTGAGCCAGCTCCGCTGGGAACTG ttGTGTGGTCGGGACACAGGCTCACCTCCAATGCCTGGCCCACTGCAACCAAAACCCCAAACCGATCCAAGTGTACAGCCCAACCGCCAGTTAAGGGCCTCAGATGCTCTGGAAGAGGACTCTGTCTGctgtgtggaagaggaagaggaagaggaagccttGGTAGCGGAAGACAGGGGTGTACCCTTGGGATGTCCTCGGGAACATGCCCTAGACTGGGACTCTGGCTTTTCAGAGGTGTCAGGCAGtacatggagagaggaagagctgTCGGTACCCCGGCGTCAAGCACCCTCAGAGCGGCCACCTCATAGCCAGCGTTTCTCAGTCAGTGACCTTCCCTTGCGCAGTAGGGCAGCTGTAACTGGTATATCACCTGCCCACCGTCCTCGGCCCAAGTCCACACCAGATGCTTGCCTGGAACATTGGCAGGGATTGGAAGCGGAGGACTGGACGGCAGCCCTGCTGAACAGGGGCCGTAGTCGGCAGCCCCTGGTGCTAGGGGATAACTGTTTTGCTGATTTAGTTCACAATTGGATGGAGCTGCCTGAGGCAACCAGTGAGGGGAGTGATGGAGGTGTACCCCGAGCCCGTGCTCGACCCCCTCAGTTCCTGCTTGGCCTCTCTGAGCAGCTACGGCGTCGGCTGGCCAGGGCTCGCCGGGCAGCTATGGCAGGAAAGCGGCTGTCATGCCCACCTCGGCCAGAACCTGACCTGCCTGCGGACATCTCACGATTTGCAGCCCTCATGAACTGTCGCAGCCGCCAACCCATCATCTACAATGATGTCAGCTACCTCTGA